From Variovorax sp. PMC12, the proteins below share one genomic window:
- a CDS encoding peptidoglycan D,D-transpeptidase FtsI family protein — protein sequence MNPTGRIRYGSSPLLASPTPVWRSKFIVASIAFGFMLLAARAAYVQIFNNDFFQHQGEVRYQRTLELPANRGRILDRNGLILASDIPAPSIWAIPEDIERDDPAVLAKLQQVAKLLGMPQKELDKKLEDEDKSFVWIKRQVDQSVAKQVAALNLKGIYLRRDYRRQYPEGEAAAHLAGFTNVEDVGQEGVELAFNQELAGKSGSRHVLKDRLGHIVEDTEDQVPPTEGHDIQLSIDDRVQFVAYEKIRDAVVTNKARAGSVVVVDARTGELLAMANYPSYDPNDRRNLTGEQLRNRAMTDVFEPGSTMKPITVATALQLGRVTPKTIIDTNPGRITVSGATIHDDENFGVLTVEGVIQKSSNVGATKISQRMSAQEMWNSLTAVGLGQKPQTPFPGAVTGRLRPWKSWRPIEQATMSYGYGLSASLFQIAHAYTAFAHDGEVIPVSLLKNNGEEPAGVQVFSPLVASQVRQMMHLAAAPGGTAPLAQTEGYSVGGKTGTAHKQVGKGYASNKYRAWYTGMSPIDKPRIIVAVMIDEPGAGKYFGGLVAAPVFSQVVQQTLRIMNVLPDLAVTPQSH from the coding sequence ATGAATCCCACCGGCCGCATCCGATACGGCAGCAGTCCACTGCTCGCCAGCCCCACCCCCGTGTGGCGCAGCAAGTTCATCGTGGCCAGCATCGCTTTCGGCTTCATGCTGCTGGCGGCACGCGCGGCCTACGTGCAGATCTTCAACAACGACTTCTTCCAGCACCAGGGCGAAGTGCGCTACCAGCGCACGCTGGAGCTTCCGGCCAACCGGGGCCGCATCCTCGACCGCAACGGACTGATCCTGGCCTCCGACATTCCGGCGCCCAGCATCTGGGCCATTCCCGAGGACATCGAGCGCGACGACCCGGCGGTGCTGGCCAAGCTCCAGCAGGTGGCCAAGCTGCTGGGCATGCCGCAGAAGGAACTCGACAAGAAGCTGGAAGACGAGGACAAGAGCTTCGTCTGGATCAAGCGCCAGGTCGACCAGTCGGTCGCCAAGCAGGTGGCCGCGCTCAACCTCAAGGGCATCTACCTGCGCCGCGACTACCGCCGCCAGTACCCCGAAGGCGAGGCCGCCGCCCACCTGGCCGGCTTCACCAACGTGGAAGACGTGGGGCAGGAAGGCGTCGAGCTGGCCTTCAACCAGGAGCTGGCCGGCAAGTCCGGCTCGCGGCACGTGCTGAAAGACCGGCTGGGCCACATCGTCGAGGACACCGAGGACCAGGTGCCGCCCACCGAGGGCCACGACATCCAGCTGAGCATCGACGACCGCGTGCAGTTCGTCGCCTACGAGAAGATCCGCGACGCCGTGGTCACCAACAAGGCGCGCGCAGGCAGCGTGGTGGTGGTCGATGCCCGCACCGGCGAGCTGCTGGCCATGGCCAACTACCCCAGCTACGACCCCAACGACCGCCGCAACCTCACGGGCGAGCAGTTGCGCAACCGCGCCATGACCGACGTGTTCGAGCCCGGCTCGACCATGAAGCCGATCACCGTCGCCACCGCGCTGCAACTGGGCCGCGTCACGCCCAAGACCATCATCGACACCAATCCGGGGCGCATCACCGTGTCGGGCGCCACCATCCACGACGACGAGAATTTCGGCGTGCTCACGGTCGAGGGTGTGATCCAGAAATCCAGCAACGTGGGCGCCACCAAGATCTCGCAGCGCATGTCGGCGCAGGAAATGTGGAACTCGCTCACCGCGGTGGGCCTGGGCCAGAAGCCGCAGACACCCTTCCCCGGCGCCGTGACCGGGCGGCTGCGCCCGTGGAAGTCGTGGCGCCCGATCGAACAGGCCACCATGTCCTACGGCTACGGCCTGTCGGCTTCGCTGTTCCAGATCGCGCACGCCTACACGGCCTTCGCGCACGATGGCGAGGTGATTCCGGTGAGCCTGCTGAAGAACAACGGCGAGGAGCCGGCCGGCGTGCAGGTGTTCTCGCCGCTGGTGGCGAGCCAGGTGCGGCAGATGATGCATTTGGCCGCGGCGCCCGGCGGCACCGCGCCGCTCGCGCAGACGGAGGGCTACTCGGTCGGCGGCAAGACCGGCACCGCGCACAAGCAGGTCGGCAAGGGCTACGCGAGCAACAAGTACCGCGCCTGGTACACGGGCATGTCGCCCATCGACAAGCCGCGCATCATCGTCGCGGTGATGATCGACGAGCCCGGCGCGGGCAAGTACTTCGGCGGCCTGGTCGCGGCGCCGGTGTTCAGCCAGGTGGTGCAGCAGACGCTGCGCATCATGAACGTGCTGCCGGACCTGGCCGTGACGCCGCAGTCGCACTGA
- a CDS encoding YgiW/YdeI family stress tolerance OB fold protein — MNKPALVLALALALPFAASAQYAGPSTVPAMNVKQLLETGKDDQHATLRGFIVSHDGGEHYTFADDSGRMKVEIDAKHFPPGVKIDDKVRVEITGELDKDRFGNKIELDVKRLSLAP; from the coding sequence ATGAATAAACCAGCCCTCGTTCTCGCACTGGCCCTCGCGCTGCCGTTCGCCGCCTCGGCCCAGTACGCAGGCCCGAGCACCGTGCCGGCGATGAACGTCAAGCAGCTGCTGGAAACCGGCAAGGACGACCAGCACGCCACCTTGCGCGGCTTCATCGTCTCGCACGACGGCGGGGAGCACTACACCTTCGCGGACGACAGCGGCCGCATGAAGGTCGAGATCGATGCCAAGCATTTCCCGCCCGGCGTGAAGATCGACGACAAGGTGCGCGTCGAGATCACCGGCGAGCTCGACAAGGACCGGTTCGGCAACAAGATCGAGCTCGACGTGAAGCGCCTCAGCCTGGCGCCCTGA
- the dnaE gene encoding DNA polymerase III subunit alpha produces MFVHLRLHTEFSVVDGTNRIDEVIKAAAADKQPALAITDLNNLFGAVKFYKQGRGKGVKPVIGAEIFIDGLGKEPGALTRIVLLVQNMEGYLNLSELLARAWTQNVARGQSQAACKLEWVQELAGGLIALSGAQAGPLGQPLLQGQGERAAELALQLAGIFPHRFYIELQRAGRPEDEPHVIAAVQLAARLRLPVVATHPVQFAAREDYEAHEARVCISEGEILGNPRRVRRFTEEQYFKSSAEMQALFADVPSALANTVEIAKRCNLTLVLGKPQLPDFPTPFISDGVRMPIGEFFRQESFEGLEARLKHLYPDEARRDAERPRYVERLEFEINTILNMGFPGYFLIVGDFIKWAKENGCPVGPGRGSGAGSLVAYALKITDLDPLEYKLLFERFLNPERVSMPDFDIDFCQGNRDRVIDYVKDKYGRNAVSQIATFGTMAARAAIRDVGRVLDMSYMFCDGISKLIPNKPGMSVTLQYPPEKKIEGDKNNYAIEMEPQLAERIEKEEEVRMLVELAQKLEGMTRNIGMHAGGVLIAPGKLTDFCPLYQQPGSESAVSQYDKDDVEAIGLVKFDFLGLATLTILEIAREFIMKRHKGQENFAFENIPLNDAATYRLFSEGKTEAVFQFESRGMQGMLKDARPTRLEDLIALNALYRPGPMDLIPSFVARKHGREEVEYPHPAVAEMLSETYGIMVYQEQVMQTAQILGGYSLGGADLLRRAMGKKKLEEMAEHREKFRAGALATHGIVQDKADEIFDLMEKFAGYGFNKSHAAAYSLLAYHTGWLKVHYTAEFFCANMTVEMDDTDKLKLLFEDAQKNFGITFEPPDVNRGNYRFEPVTDRVIRYGLGAVKGTGQLAVEAVVRAREEGGPFKSLFDFCVRIDRQRINKRTVEALIKAGAFDSIQQNRASLIASVDRAFEFASATAANASQADIFGDCEHGSATAEPDLVDATPWGVKERLTFEKTAVGFYLSGHLFDEVSHEVRRFCKREIGDLLDSRDQQVIAGIVSDFRVINGQRGRLAIFKLDDKSEAIDATADEATINANRNTLKDDELVIVSGRLQPARGGFEARFQVQQVWDLATARCRFGKFLRVAVNGKAPDIARLVKDFPPRTEQTEVGDLVQGLPVRLSMARGGAQVELQLGERARFFPTDAALASWTAQAEAGKAQIVYD; encoded by the coding sequence ATGTTTGTTCACCTGCGCCTGCACACCGAGTTTTCCGTCGTCGACGGCACCAACCGAATCGATGAAGTCATCAAGGCCGCGGCTGCCGACAAGCAGCCCGCACTGGCCATCACCGACCTGAACAACCTGTTCGGCGCGGTCAAGTTCTACAAGCAGGGGCGGGGCAAGGGCGTCAAGCCGGTCATCGGCGCCGAAATCTTCATCGACGGGCTGGGCAAGGAGCCCGGCGCGCTGACCCGCATCGTGCTGCTGGTGCAGAACATGGAGGGTTATCTGAACCTCTCCGAGCTGCTGGCGCGGGCCTGGACGCAGAACGTGGCGCGCGGCCAGTCGCAGGCGGCCTGCAAGCTGGAATGGGTGCAGGAGCTGGCGGGCGGGCTGATCGCGCTGTCGGGCGCGCAGGCCGGACCGCTCGGCCAGCCGCTGCTGCAGGGGCAGGGCGAGCGCGCCGCCGAACTGGCGCTGCAACTGGCGGGGATTTTTCCGCACCGCTTCTACATCGAGTTGCAACGCGCCGGCCGTCCCGAAGACGAGCCGCACGTCATTGCCGCGGTGCAGCTCGCGGCGCGGCTGCGCCTGCCGGTGGTGGCCACGCACCCGGTGCAGTTCGCGGCCCGCGAAGACTACGAGGCGCACGAGGCGCGCGTGTGCATTTCCGAAGGCGAGATTCTCGGCAACCCGCGCCGCGTGCGCCGCTTCACCGAAGAGCAGTACTTCAAGTCGAGCGCCGAGATGCAGGCGCTCTTTGCCGACGTGCCGAGCGCGCTGGCCAACACGGTCGAGATCGCCAAGCGCTGCAACCTGACGCTGGTGCTGGGCAAGCCGCAGCTGCCGGACTTTCCCACGCCGTTCATCAGCGACGGCGTGCGCATGCCGATCGGCGAGTTCTTCCGCCAGGAGTCGTTCGAGGGGCTGGAGGCGCGCCTGAAGCACCTCTACCCCGACGAGGCCAGGCGCGATGCCGAGCGCCCGCGCTACGTCGAGCGCCTCGAGTTCGAGATCAACACCATCTTGAACATGGGGTTCCCGGGCTACTTCCTGATCGTGGGCGACTTCATCAAGTGGGCCAAGGAAAACGGCTGCCCGGTGGGCCCGGGCCGGGGCTCGGGTGCCGGCTCGCTGGTGGCCTATGCGCTGAAGATCACCGACCTCGACCCGCTCGAATACAAGCTGCTGTTCGAACGTTTCCTGAACCCCGAGCGCGTCTCGATGCCCGACTTCGACATCGACTTCTGCCAGGGCAACCGCGACCGCGTGATCGACTACGTGAAGGACAAGTACGGCCGCAACGCCGTGAGCCAGATCGCCACCTTCGGCACCATGGCCGCGCGCGCGGCCATCCGCGACGTGGGCCGCGTGCTGGACATGAGCTACATGTTCTGCGACGGCATCAGCAAGCTGATCCCGAACAAGCCCGGCATGTCGGTCACCCTGCAGTACCCGCCCGAGAAGAAGATCGAGGGCGACAAGAACAACTACGCCATCGAGATGGAGCCGCAGCTCGCGGAGCGCATCGAGAAGGAAGAAGAAGTGCGCATGCTGGTCGAGCTCGCCCAGAAGCTCGAAGGCATGACGCGCAACATCGGCATGCACGCCGGGGGCGTGCTCATTGCGCCGGGCAAGCTCACCGACTTCTGCCCGCTCTACCAGCAGCCCGGCAGCGAGTCTGCCGTGAGCCAGTACGACAAGGACGACGTCGAAGCCATCGGCCTCGTGAAGTTCGACTTTCTGGGCCTCGCCACGCTCACCATCCTGGAGATTGCGCGCGAGTTCATCATGAAGCGCCACAAGGGCCAGGAGAACTTCGCGTTCGAGAACATCCCGCTGAACGACGCGGCCACGTACAGGCTGTTCTCCGAAGGCAAGACGGAAGCGGTGTTCCAGTTCGAATCGCGCGGCATGCAGGGCATGCTGAAGGACGCGCGCCCCACGCGGCTGGAAGACCTGATCGCGCTGAACGCGCTGTACCGCCCGGGCCCGATGGACCTGATTCCCAGCTTCGTGGCGCGCAAGCACGGCCGCGAAGAAGTGGAGTATCCGCACCCGGCCGTGGCCGAGATGCTCTCCGAGACCTACGGGATCATGGTCTACCAGGAGCAGGTGATGCAGACCGCGCAGATCCTGGGCGGCTACTCGCTCGGCGGCGCCGACTTGCTGCGCCGCGCCATGGGCAAGAAGAAGCTCGAGGAAATGGCCGAGCACCGCGAGAAGTTCCGCGCCGGTGCGCTCGCCACGCACGGCATCGTCCAGGACAAGGCCGACGAAATCTTCGACTTGATGGAGAAGTTCGCGGGCTACGGCTTCAACAAGTCGCACGCCGCCGCCTACTCGCTGCTGGCGTACCACACGGGCTGGCTGAAGGTCCACTACACGGCCGAGTTCTTCTGCGCCAACATGACCGTGGAAATGGACGACACGGACAAGCTCAAGCTGCTGTTCGAAGACGCCCAGAAGAACTTCGGCATCACCTTCGAGCCGCCGGACGTGAACCGCGGCAACTACCGCTTCGAGCCCGTGACCGACCGCGTCATCCGCTACGGGCTGGGTGCCGTCAAGGGCACGGGCCAGCTCGCGGTCGAGGCCGTAGTGCGGGCGCGCGAAGAGGGCGGCCCGTTCAAGAGCCTGTTCGACTTCTGCGTGCGCATCGACCGCCAGCGCATCAACAAGCGCACGGTGGAAGCGCTCATCAAGGCCGGCGCCTTCGACTCCATCCAGCAGAACCGCGCGTCGCTGATCGCCTCGGTCGACCGCGCCTTCGAGTTCGCCAGCGCGACCGCGGCCAATGCCTCGCAGGCCGACATCTTCGGCGACTGCGAGCACGGCTCGGCCACCGCGGAGCCCGACCTGGTCGACGCCACGCCGTGGGGCGTGAAGGAACGCCTGACGTTCGAGAAGACGGCCGTCGGCTTCTACCTGTCGGGCCACCTGTTCGACGAGGTCTCGCACGAGGTGCGGCGCTTCTGCAAGCGCGAGATCGGCGACCTGCTCGACAGCCGCGACCAGCAGGTCATTGCCGGCATCGTGAGCGACTTCCGCGTCATCAACGGCCAGCGCGGCCGGCTGGCGATCTTCAAGCTCGACGACAAGTCGGAAGCCATCGACGCCACCGCCGACGAGGCGACCATCAACGCCAACCGCAACACGCTGAAGGACGACGAACTCGTCATCGTCAGCGGCCGGCTGCAGCCGGCGCGCGGCGGCTTCGAGGCGCGCTTCCAGGTGCAGCAGGTGTGGGACCTGGCCACGGCGCGCTGCCGCTTCGGCAAGTTCCTGCGCGTGGCGGTGAACGGCAAGGCGCCCGACATCGCACGCCTGGTCAAGGACTTTCCGCCGCGCACCGAGCAGACCGAGGTCGGCGACCTGGTCCAGGGCCTGCCGGTGCGGCTGTCGATGGCGCGCGGCGGTGCGCAGGTCGAGCTGCAGCTGGGCGAGCGCGCCAGGTTCTTCCCGACCGACGCGGCGCTGGCCAGCTGGACCGCGCAGGCGGAGGCCGGCAAGGCGCAGATCGTGTACGACTGA
- a CDS encoding sulfurtransferase: protein MQEILNIAAYKFVAIDDSPVLREDLRARAQALDLMGTILLAPEGINLFLAGSADGVRAFLAHLRADARFAGLEAKESWSASQPFRRMLVKLKREIIRMDHPAIQPAAGRAPGVDAPTLKRWLDQGHDDQGREIALLDTRNGFEVDEGTFDGAIDWRITKFTEFPPALKEHRADFAGKTVVSFCTGGIRCEKAAILMREEGIENVLQLEGGILKYFEQVGGAHYHGDCFVFDGRRALAPDLSARAADASARAAEDVDLNLGLKN, encoded by the coding sequence GTGCAAGAGATTTTGAATATCGCGGCCTACAAGTTCGTGGCCATCGACGACAGCCCCGTGCTGCGTGAAGACCTGCGCGCCCGCGCCCAGGCCCTGGACCTCATGGGCACCATCCTGCTGGCGCCGGAGGGTATCAACCTGTTTCTGGCGGGTTCGGCCGACGGCGTCCGGGCTTTCCTGGCCCATCTGCGCGCCGATGCCCGCTTCGCCGGCCTCGAGGCCAAGGAGAGCTGGTCCGCATCGCAGCCGTTTCGCCGCATGCTGGTGAAGCTCAAGCGCGAGATCATCCGCATGGACCACCCGGCGATCCAGCCCGCCGCCGGCCGGGCACCCGGCGTGGACGCCCCCACCCTCAAGCGATGGCTCGACCAGGGCCATGACGACCAGGGCCGCGAAATCGCCCTGCTCGACACCCGCAACGGCTTCGAGGTCGACGAAGGCACCTTCGACGGCGCGATCGACTGGCGCATCACCAAGTTCACCGAATTCCCGCCCGCCCTGAAGGAGCACCGCGCCGACTTCGCCGGCAAGACCGTGGTGAGCTTCTGCACCGGCGGCATCCGCTGCGAGAAGGCGGCCATCCTGATGCGCGAGGAAGGCATCGAGAACGTGCTGCAGCTCGAAGGCGGCATCCTCAAATACTTCGAGCAGGTCGGCGGCGCGCACTACCACGGCGACTGCTTCGTGTTCGACGGCCGGCGCGCACTGGCGCCCGACCTGAGCGCCCGCGCGGCCGACGCCAGTGCACGCGCGGCGGAAGACGTCGACCTGAACCTCGGCCTGAAGAACTGA